A window from Bubalus kerabau isolate K-KA32 ecotype Philippines breed swamp buffalo chromosome 5, PCC_UOA_SB_1v2, whole genome shotgun sequence encodes these proteins:
- the MSANTD2 gene encoding myb/SANT-like DNA-binding domain-containing protein 2 isoform X5 has product MPQPFSSARGSGEPHSRPSPRERSARRGRVRGERPGATGDLHAAAGARSHPPASKPGPRAAPESGAAGCEGASLPGGAAAAAWKMAAPCGSELPANSPLKIPKMEVLSPASPGGLSDGNPSLSDPSTPRGASPLGPGSAAGSGAAASGGLGLGLGGRSAASSSVSFSPGGGGGGGAAAAAAAACRGMSWTPAETNALIAVWGNERLVEARYQQLEGAGTVFGSKAPGPAMYERVSRALAELGYERTPSQCRERIKMKYLSQREH; this is encoded by the exons ATGCCCCAACCCTTCTCCTCCGCTCGGGGCTCCGGCGAGCCTCATTCTCGCCCCTCGCCCAGGGAGAGGAGCGCGCGCCGCGGCCGGGTGCGCGGAGAAAGACCAGGGGCGACGGGCGACCTCCACGCTGCCGCCGGGGCCCGCAGCCACCCGCCAGCCAGCAAGCCAGGCCCGAGGGCAGCCCCGGAGTCCGGGGCGGCCGGATGTGAGGGCGCGTCACTTCCGGGCGGTGCAGCGGCGGCCGCTTGGAAGATGGCTGCGCCCTGTGGCTCGGAGCTGCCCGCCAACTCGCCGCTAAAAATCCCGAAGATGGAGGTGCTCTCCCCGGCTTCTCCTGGTGGCCTGAGCGACGGAAACCCATCGCTGTCCGACCCTTCCACGCCTCGGGGTGCCTCCCCGCTCGGGCCGGGCAGTGCGGCGGGCTCGGGGGCAGCGGCGTCCGGGGGTctcgggctggggctggggggccgCAGCGCCGCCTCGTCCTCGGTCTCCTTCTCCCCTGGTGGCGGCGGTGGTGGCGGGGCTgcggcagccgccgccgccgcctgccGGGGCATGTCGTGGACGCCGGCAGAGACGAACGCGCTCATCGCAGTGTGGGGCAACGAGCGGCTGGTGGAGGCACGGTACCAGCAGCTGGAGGGAGCCGGCACGGTGTTCGGCAGCAAGGCCCCCGGGCCGGCCATGTACGAGCGCGTGTCCCGGGCCCTGGCCGAGCTGGGCTACGAGCGGACCCCGTCCCAGTGCCGGGAGCGCATCAAG ATGAAATACCTGTCACAAAGAGaacattaa
- the MSANTD2 gene encoding myb/SANT-like DNA-binding domain-containing protein 2 isoform X1, translated as MPQPFSSARGSGEPHSRPSPRERSARRGRVRGERPGATGDLHAAAGARSHPPASKPGPRAAPESGAAGCEGASLPGGAAAAAWKMAAPCGSELPANSPLKIPKMEVLSPASPGGLSDGNPSLSDPSTPRGASPLGPGSAAGSGAAASGGLGLGLGGRSAASSSVSFSPGGGGGGGAAAAAAAACRGMSWTPAETNALIAVWGNERLVEARYQQLEGAGTVFGSKAPGPAMYERVSRALAELGYERTPSQCRERIKTLRRCYSRVKEHGVGKRKSSYTFEQLEQVFGQGGWDAQPCQPVLINSSGLYQELESDGSTMEEYSQEDWGNHSQDLHGYPTDQELDEIPVTKRTLKIKQESSEEAQKRDIMQNIVQILESVQLKWELFQSWTDFSRLHLSNKLAIFGIGYNTRWKEDIRYHYAEISSQVPLGKRLREYFNSEKPEGRIIMTRVQKMNWKNVYYKFLEITISEARCLELHMEIDWIPIAHSKPTGGNVVQYLLPGGIPKSPGLYAIGYEECIERPPSPHVERRTLDPGKEGRVDLETLSAQASLQVEIEPTRITYCYLGIAEVRTLQQCLFLHFQANTKTFSKDWVGINGFLSQNCIVDPGVSPKSIYIKFVEVERDFLSAGSLVECLEKAIGYPLKYNN; from the exons ATGCCCCAACCCTTCTCCTCCGCTCGGGGCTCCGGCGAGCCTCATTCTCGCCCCTCGCCCAGGGAGAGGAGCGCGCGCCGCGGCCGGGTGCGCGGAGAAAGACCAGGGGCGACGGGCGACCTCCACGCTGCCGCCGGGGCCCGCAGCCACCCGCCAGCCAGCAAGCCAGGCCCGAGGGCAGCCCCGGAGTCCGGGGCGGCCGGATGTGAGGGCGCGTCACTTCCGGGCGGTGCAGCGGCGGCCGCTTGGAAGATGGCTGCGCCCTGTGGCTCGGAGCTGCCCGCCAACTCGCCGCTAAAAATCCCGAAGATGGAGGTGCTCTCCCCGGCTTCTCCTGGTGGCCTGAGCGACGGAAACCCATCGCTGTCCGACCCTTCCACGCCTCGGGGTGCCTCCCCGCTCGGGCCGGGCAGTGCGGCGGGCTCGGGGGCAGCGGCGTCCGGGGGTctcgggctggggctggggggccgCAGCGCCGCCTCGTCCTCGGTCTCCTTCTCCCCTGGTGGCGGCGGTGGTGGCGGGGCTgcggcagccgccgccgccgcctgccGGGGCATGTCGTGGACGCCGGCAGAGACGAACGCGCTCATCGCAGTGTGGGGCAACGAGCGGCTGGTGGAGGCACGGTACCAGCAGCTGGAGGGAGCCGGCACGGTGTTCGGCAGCAAGGCCCCCGGGCCGGCCATGTACGAGCGCGTGTCCCGGGCCCTGGCCGAGCTGGGCTACGAGCGGACCCCGTCCCAGTGCCGGGAGCGCATCAAG ACCCTTCGCAGGTGTTACAGTCGGGTGAAAGAACATGGTGTTGGGAAAAGAAAGAGCAGTTACACATTTGAACAGTTGGAACAGGTGTTTGGTCAGGGAGGATGGGATGCTCAGCCCTGCCAGCCTGTACTTATTAACAGTAGTGGCTTGTACCAGGAGCTGGAGTCAGATGGCAGCACTATGGAGGAGTATTCACAGGAGGACTGGGGAAACCACAGTCAGGATCTCCATGGCTACCCCACAGATCAGGAATTGG ATGAAATACCTGTCACAAAGAGaacattaaaaatcaaacaaGAGTCTTCTGAAGAAGCACA GAAAAGAGACATCATGCAGAATATTGTACAAATTTTGGAATCAGTACAGTTGAAATGGGAACTGTTTCAGAGCTGGACAGACTTTTCAAGGCTTCACCTTTCTAATAAACTGGCCATTTTTGGAATCGGTTACAACACCCGTTGGAAAGAGGATATCCGTTACCATTATGCTGAGATCAGCTCCCAGGTGCCCCTCGGCAAGCGACTCCGGGAGTACTTCAATTCTGAGAAGCCTGAGGGCCGGATCATCATGACCCGAGTGCAGAAAATGAACTGGAAGAATGTATACTACAAATTTCTGGAGATCACTATCAGCGAAGCTAGGTGCCTGGAGCTGCACATGGAAATTGACTGGATCCCCATCGCCCACTCCAAACCAACTGGTGGGAATGTGGTTCAGTATTTATTGCCAGGAGGCATTCCCAAAAGCCCGGGTCTCTATGCCATCGGCTACGAGGAGTGTATTGAGAGGCCTCCCTCCCCCCATGTGGAGCGACGTACCCTGGACCCCGGAAAGGAGGGCCGGGTTGACTTGGAAACCCTTTCAGCACAAGCCTCACTGCAAGTGGAGATAGAACCCACTCGAATTACCTATTGCTACCTCGGAATTGCTGAGGTCAGGACTCTGCAGCAATGCTTATTTTTACATTTCCAAGCAAATACCAAAACCTTCAGCAAGGATTGGGTTGGTATAAATGGGTTTTTGTCTCAGAACTGTATTGTGGATCCCGGCGTGTCCCCCAAATCCATCTACATCAAATTTGTAGAAGTTGAGAGGGATTTTCTTTCTGCTGGCTCATTAGTTGAGTGCCTGGAAAAAGCCATCGGGTACCCTTTAAAATATAACAACTGA
- the MSANTD2 gene encoding myb/SANT-like DNA-binding domain-containing protein 2 isoform X2 → MPQPFSSARGSGEPHSRPSPRERSARRGRVRGERPGATGDLHAAAGARSHPPASKPGPRAAPESGAAGCEGASLPGGAAAAAWKMAAPCGSELPANSPLKIPKMEVLSPASPGGLSDGNPSLSDPSTPRGASPLGPGSAAGSGAAASGGLGLGLGGRSAASSSVSFSPGGGGGGGAAAAAAAACRGMSWTPAETNALIAVWGNERLVEARYQQLEGAGTVFGSKAPGPAMYERVSRALAELGYERTPSQCRERIKELESDGSTMEEYSQEDWGNHSQDLHGYPTDQELDEIPVTKRTLKIKQESSEEAQKRDIMQNIVQILESVQLKWELFQSWTDFSRLHLSNKLAIFGIGYNTRWKEDIRYHYAEISSQVPLGKRLREYFNSEKPEGRIIMTRVQKMNWKNVYYKFLEITISEARCLELHMEIDWIPIAHSKPTGGNVVQYLLPGGIPKSPGLYAIGYEECIERPPSPHVERRTLDPGKEGRVDLETLSAQASLQVEIEPTRITYCYLGIAEVRTLQQCLFLHFQANTKTFSKDWVGINGFLSQNCIVDPGVSPKSIYIKFVEVERDFLSAGSLVECLEKAIGYPLKYNN, encoded by the exons ATGCCCCAACCCTTCTCCTCCGCTCGGGGCTCCGGCGAGCCTCATTCTCGCCCCTCGCCCAGGGAGAGGAGCGCGCGCCGCGGCCGGGTGCGCGGAGAAAGACCAGGGGCGACGGGCGACCTCCACGCTGCCGCCGGGGCCCGCAGCCACCCGCCAGCCAGCAAGCCAGGCCCGAGGGCAGCCCCGGAGTCCGGGGCGGCCGGATGTGAGGGCGCGTCACTTCCGGGCGGTGCAGCGGCGGCCGCTTGGAAGATGGCTGCGCCCTGTGGCTCGGAGCTGCCCGCCAACTCGCCGCTAAAAATCCCGAAGATGGAGGTGCTCTCCCCGGCTTCTCCTGGTGGCCTGAGCGACGGAAACCCATCGCTGTCCGACCCTTCCACGCCTCGGGGTGCCTCCCCGCTCGGGCCGGGCAGTGCGGCGGGCTCGGGGGCAGCGGCGTCCGGGGGTctcgggctggggctggggggccgCAGCGCCGCCTCGTCCTCGGTCTCCTTCTCCCCTGGTGGCGGCGGTGGTGGCGGGGCTgcggcagccgccgccgccgcctgccGGGGCATGTCGTGGACGCCGGCAGAGACGAACGCGCTCATCGCAGTGTGGGGCAACGAGCGGCTGGTGGAGGCACGGTACCAGCAGCTGGAGGGAGCCGGCACGGTGTTCGGCAGCAAGGCCCCCGGGCCGGCCATGTACGAGCGCGTGTCCCGGGCCCTGGCCGAGCTGGGCTACGAGCGGACCCCGTCCCAGTGCCGGGAGCGCATCAAG GAGCTGGAGTCAGATGGCAGCACTATGGAGGAGTATTCACAGGAGGACTGGGGAAACCACAGTCAGGATCTCCATGGCTACCCCACAGATCAGGAATTGG ATGAAATACCTGTCACAAAGAGaacattaaaaatcaaacaaGAGTCTTCTGAAGAAGCACA GAAAAGAGACATCATGCAGAATATTGTACAAATTTTGGAATCAGTACAGTTGAAATGGGAACTGTTTCAGAGCTGGACAGACTTTTCAAGGCTTCACCTTTCTAATAAACTGGCCATTTTTGGAATCGGTTACAACACCCGTTGGAAAGAGGATATCCGTTACCATTATGCTGAGATCAGCTCCCAGGTGCCCCTCGGCAAGCGACTCCGGGAGTACTTCAATTCTGAGAAGCCTGAGGGCCGGATCATCATGACCCGAGTGCAGAAAATGAACTGGAAGAATGTATACTACAAATTTCTGGAGATCACTATCAGCGAAGCTAGGTGCCTGGAGCTGCACATGGAAATTGACTGGATCCCCATCGCCCACTCCAAACCAACTGGTGGGAATGTGGTTCAGTATTTATTGCCAGGAGGCATTCCCAAAAGCCCGGGTCTCTATGCCATCGGCTACGAGGAGTGTATTGAGAGGCCTCCCTCCCCCCATGTGGAGCGACGTACCCTGGACCCCGGAAAGGAGGGCCGGGTTGACTTGGAAACCCTTTCAGCACAAGCCTCACTGCAAGTGGAGATAGAACCCACTCGAATTACCTATTGCTACCTCGGAATTGCTGAGGTCAGGACTCTGCAGCAATGCTTATTTTTACATTTCCAAGCAAATACCAAAACCTTCAGCAAGGATTGGGTTGGTATAAATGGGTTTTTGTCTCAGAACTGTATTGTGGATCCCGGCGTGTCCCCCAAATCCATCTACATCAAATTTGTAGAAGTTGAGAGGGATTTTCTTTCTGCTGGCTCATTAGTTGAGTGCCTGGAAAAAGCCATCGGGTACCCTTTAAAATATAACAACTGA
- the MSANTD2 gene encoding myb/SANT-like DNA-binding domain-containing protein 2 isoform X4: MPQPFSSARGSGEPHSRPSPRERSARRGRVRGERPGATGDLHAAAGARSHPPASKPGPRAAPESGAAGCEGASLPGGAAAAAWKMAAPCGSELPANSPLKIPKMEVLSPASPGGLSDGNPSLSDPSTPRGASPLGPGSAAGSGAAASGGLGLGLGGRSAASSSVSFSPGGGGGGGAAAAAAAACRGMSWTPAETNALIAVWGNERLVEARYQQLEGAGTVFGSKAPGPAMYERVSRALAELGYERTPSQCRERIKLVRCPELNAVFQLWPHRC, encoded by the exons ATGCCCCAACCCTTCTCCTCCGCTCGGGGCTCCGGCGAGCCTCATTCTCGCCCCTCGCCCAGGGAGAGGAGCGCGCGCCGCGGCCGGGTGCGCGGAGAAAGACCAGGGGCGACGGGCGACCTCCACGCTGCCGCCGGGGCCCGCAGCCACCCGCCAGCCAGCAAGCCAGGCCCGAGGGCAGCCCCGGAGTCCGGGGCGGCCGGATGTGAGGGCGCGTCACTTCCGGGCGGTGCAGCGGCGGCCGCTTGGAAGATGGCTGCGCCCTGTGGCTCGGAGCTGCCCGCCAACTCGCCGCTAAAAATCCCGAAGATGGAGGTGCTCTCCCCGGCTTCTCCTGGTGGCCTGAGCGACGGAAACCCATCGCTGTCCGACCCTTCCACGCCTCGGGGTGCCTCCCCGCTCGGGCCGGGCAGTGCGGCGGGCTCGGGGGCAGCGGCGTCCGGGGGTctcgggctggggctggggggccgCAGCGCCGCCTCGTCCTCGGTCTCCTTCTCCCCTGGTGGCGGCGGTGGTGGCGGGGCTgcggcagccgccgccgccgcctgccGGGGCATGTCGTGGACGCCGGCAGAGACGAACGCGCTCATCGCAGTGTGGGGCAACGAGCGGCTGGTGGAGGCACGGTACCAGCAGCTGGAGGGAGCCGGCACGGTGTTCGGCAGCAAGGCCCCCGGGCCGGCCATGTACGAGCGCGTGTCCCGGGCCCTGGCCGAGCTGGGCTACGAGCGGACCCCGTCCCAGTGCCGGGAGCGCATCAAG CTGGTTCGATGCCCAGAACTGAATGCTGTGTTCCAGCTGTGGCCTCACCGGTGCTGA
- the MSANTD2 gene encoding myb/SANT-like DNA-binding domain-containing protein 2 isoform X3: MEEYSQEDWGNHSQDLHGYPTDQELDEIPVTKRTLKIKQESSEEAQKRDIMQNIVQILESVQLKWELFQSWTDFSRLHLSNKLAIFGIGYNTRWKEDIRYHYAEISSQVPLGKRLREYFNSEKPEGRIIMTRVQKMNWKNVYYKFLEITISEARCLELHMEIDWIPIAHSKPTGGNVVQYLLPGGIPKSPGLYAIGYEECIERPPSPHVERRTLDPGKEGRVDLETLSAQASLQVEIEPTRITYCYLGIAEVRTLQQCLFLHFQANTKTFSKDWVGINGFLSQNCIVDPGVSPKSIYIKFVEVERDFLSAGSLVECLEKAIGYPLKYNN; encoded by the exons ATGGAGGAGTATTCACAGGAGGACTGGGGAAACCACAGTCAGGATCTCCATGGCTACCCCACAGATCAGGAATTGG ATGAAATACCTGTCACAAAGAGaacattaaaaatcaaacaaGAGTCTTCTGAAGAAGCACA GAAAAGAGACATCATGCAGAATATTGTACAAATTTTGGAATCAGTACAGTTGAAATGGGAACTGTTTCAGAGCTGGACAGACTTTTCAAGGCTTCACCTTTCTAATAAACTGGCCATTTTTGGAATCGGTTACAACACCCGTTGGAAAGAGGATATCCGTTACCATTATGCTGAGATCAGCTCCCAGGTGCCCCTCGGCAAGCGACTCCGGGAGTACTTCAATTCTGAGAAGCCTGAGGGCCGGATCATCATGACCCGAGTGCAGAAAATGAACTGGAAGAATGTATACTACAAATTTCTGGAGATCACTATCAGCGAAGCTAGGTGCCTGGAGCTGCACATGGAAATTGACTGGATCCCCATCGCCCACTCCAAACCAACTGGTGGGAATGTGGTTCAGTATTTATTGCCAGGAGGCATTCCCAAAAGCCCGGGTCTCTATGCCATCGGCTACGAGGAGTGTATTGAGAGGCCTCCCTCCCCCCATGTGGAGCGACGTACCCTGGACCCCGGAAAGGAGGGCCGGGTTGACTTGGAAACCCTTTCAGCACAAGCCTCACTGCAAGTGGAGATAGAACCCACTCGAATTACCTATTGCTACCTCGGAATTGCTGAGGTCAGGACTCTGCAGCAATGCTTATTTTTACATTTCCAAGCAAATACCAAAACCTTCAGCAAGGATTGGGTTGGTATAAATGGGTTTTTGTCTCAGAACTGTATTGTGGATCCCGGCGTGTCCCCCAAATCCATCTACATCAAATTTGTAGAAGTTGAGAGGGATTTTCTTTCTGCTGGCTCATTAGTTGAGTGCCTGGAAAAAGCCATCGGGTACCCTTTAAAATATAACAACTGA